A window from Rhodothermus sp. encodes these proteins:
- a CDS encoding glycoside hydrolase family 31 protein, which produces MEFLGALTASQPIPGGLELQAGPARLRIQALHDGLFRIWLHPDGQPFSTHPFSYAVRSECFAAAPPSVTFHSSGDHLVLTQGAWRVVVQRNPVRLWFEGTSGTPLAADSFGPSWESDRIAVWKKRVEGERFFGLGEKTGPLARTGRAYENWNTDDSGYNTRDDPLYKTIPFYLALCPTADQHFEAYGIFFDNTFRSWFDFGGRAPEHVSFGADGGELVYYFLAGPTPAEVLARYTWLTGRFPLPPRWALGYHQSRWSYYPEAVVKALVAEFRARHLPLDVVHLDIHYMDGYRIFTWDPARFPDPHRLARELRQQGVRLVTIVDPGVKVDPGYRVHDEGLAENAFVRYPDGRPYAGNVWPGRCYFPDFTDPKARAWFGRYVGEFLQTGIAGFWCDMNEPAIFGGGTMPDLVMHQLEGRGGTHRQAHNVYGLLMARAVWEGCRQHAPDLRPFVITRAAYAGVQRYACVWTGDNVADWSHLRQALIMMLSLGLSGQPFSGSDIGGFIGTPSPELYARWIQLGACSPLFRTHTAHDTPAQEPWSFGEEVEAIARKYLKWRYQLLPYLYTCFEEHLRTGMPVLRPLWLHDFEDPRTHDIDDAFLLGSQILVAPVLEPGARNRHVYLPSGRWYDFWSDRCYEGPAEILVEAPLALMPVFVRAGTVLPLGPALQHTDEPYEMLELHVYPGQGGGMLYEDDGHSWAYEAGIFRRTTFTLEATSSRLSLKAHTEGPYRSSITRLRLYWHGCQALQPLQVDGQTVTPHYDPVRRYLIADLPAHFIHVHTEA; this is translated from the coding sequence ATGGAGTTTCTCGGAGCGCTTACAGCAAGTCAGCCCATTCCAGGCGGCCTGGAGCTGCAGGCCGGTCCGGCGCGGCTGCGAATTCAGGCACTGCATGATGGCCTCTTCCGCATCTGGTTGCATCCGGACGGCCAGCCTTTTTCCACCCATCCGTTTTCCTATGCGGTACGGTCGGAGTGCTTTGCAGCTGCTCCTCCTTCCGTAACGTTCCACAGTAGCGGAGACCATCTGGTATTGACCCAGGGCGCCTGGCGTGTAGTGGTACAGCGCAATCCGGTGCGGCTCTGGTTCGAAGGCACTTCGGGCACCCCTCTGGCTGCCGACAGTTTCGGCCCAAGCTGGGAGTCCGACCGTATCGCCGTCTGGAAAAAACGCGTCGAAGGAGAACGCTTCTTTGGATTGGGCGAAAAAACCGGACCGCTTGCGCGCACCGGCCGCGCCTATGAAAACTGGAATACGGACGACTCGGGCTACAACACCCGGGACGATCCCCTCTACAAAACGATTCCGTTTTACCTGGCTCTCTGCCCGACCGCCGACCAGCATTTCGAAGCCTACGGCATCTTTTTCGACAATACGTTTCGTTCGTGGTTCGACTTTGGGGGTCGGGCCCCGGAGCATGTAAGCTTCGGAGCCGACGGAGGCGAGCTGGTTTATTACTTTCTGGCAGGCCCCACCCCGGCCGAGGTGTTGGCCCGCTATACGTGGCTGACCGGACGGTTTCCGCTCCCCCCTCGATGGGCCCTGGGCTATCACCAGAGCCGCTGGAGCTACTACCCGGAAGCAGTCGTAAAGGCACTGGTTGCGGAATTTCGAGCACGCCACCTGCCCCTCGACGTCGTGCACCTCGATATTCATTACATGGACGGCTACCGCATCTTTACCTGGGACCCGGCGCGTTTTCCCGATCCACACCGACTGGCCCGAGAGTTACGTCAACAGGGGGTTCGGCTGGTAACCATTGTAGATCCCGGCGTCAAGGTAGATCCGGGCTATCGTGTGCATGACGAAGGACTGGCTGAAAATGCATTTGTACGTTACCCGGATGGCCGTCCGTACGCAGGCAACGTCTGGCCAGGACGGTGTTACTTTCCAGACTTTACCGATCCAAAGGCACGGGCCTGGTTTGGACGATATGTAGGCGAATTCCTTCAGACAGGCATCGCGGGCTTCTGGTGCGACATGAACGAACCCGCTATATTCGGTGGCGGCACGATGCCCGACCTGGTCATGCACCAACTCGAAGGACGTGGCGGCACCCACCGGCAGGCGCACAACGTCTACGGCCTGCTTATGGCCCGTGCCGTGTGGGAAGGCTGTCGGCAGCATGCCCCCGATTTGCGGCCGTTTGTGATCACGCGAGCGGCCTATGCCGGCGTCCAACGCTACGCATGCGTCTGGACCGGTGACAATGTAGCGGACTGGTCACATCTACGTCAGGCGCTCATCATGATGCTTTCGTTGGGACTCAGCGGCCAGCCCTTTTCCGGAAGTGACATCGGCGGCTTTATCGGTACCCCTTCGCCGGAGCTGTATGCCCGCTGGATTCAGCTGGGTGCCTGTTCTCCCCTATTCCGCACCCATACTGCCCATGACACACCGGCTCAGGAACCCTGGAGCTTTGGCGAAGAAGTCGAAGCAATTGCCCGTAAATACCTGAAGTGGCGCTACCAGCTGCTCCCGTACCTCTACACCTGCTTTGAAGAACACCTGCGCACCGGTATGCCCGTGCTACGCCCCCTCTGGCTGCATGACTTTGAGGATCCGCGTACGCATGACATCGACGATGCCTTCTTGCTGGGCTCCCAGATACTGGTAGCGCCCGTCTTGGAGCCAGGCGCCCGTAACCGCCACGTCTATCTACCGAGCGGTCGCTGGTATGACTTCTGGAGCGACCGTTGCTACGAAGGCCCTGCCGAAATCCTCGTTGAAGCGCCACTGGCCCTCATGCCGGTCTTCGTCCGAGCCGGCACCGTCCTGCCCCTGGGGCCGGCCCTTCAGCATACCGACGAACCCTACGAGATGCTGGAGCTACATGTTTATCCCGGCCAGGGCGGTGGTATGCTCTATGAAGACGATGGGCACTCATGGGCTTACGAAGCGGGCATTTTCCGCCGCACGACGTTCACGTTGGAAGCCACTTCCTCCCGGCTATCGCTAAAGGCCCACACCGAAGGCCCCTACCGTTCGTCAATCACCCGCCTTCGCCTTTACTGGCATGGGTGTCAAGCGCTCCAGCCCTTACAGGTGGACGGGCAGACTGTCACGCCCCACTATGATCCCGTTCGTCGCTATCTGATCGCAGACCTGCCTGCACATTTTATCCACGTGCATACCGAAGCCTGA
- a CDS encoding glycogen/starch synthase produces the protein MRVLFVSSEIIPFVQVSEVAELVRLLPERLQEAGVVEPRIMMPRYGVISERRNRLHEVIRLSGTHIPLGKDQETLKVKVAAIPGIRLQVYFMDNTRYFKRKGVYADKEGTEFPDNAARALFFGRAVLETVRKLGWAPDIVHAFGSLAGLVPFLLTTEYAQDPLFARARRVYTPDGLALKARLRAVVLEKLRLPKDELLVDRSLDEAGRARAEVVAYPASLQPLESEAMQFAVEPDAIVEQAAALYEQLLSSVPA, from the coding sequence ATGCGCGTTCTATTTGTTTCCAGTGAAATTATCCCCTTTGTGCAGGTGAGCGAGGTTGCGGAACTGGTCCGCCTGCTCCCGGAACGGCTACAGGAGGCCGGCGTGGTAGAGCCGCGCATCATGATGCCGCGCTATGGAGTCATTAGCGAACGTCGAAACCGCTTACATGAGGTTATTCGTCTTTCGGGCACCCACATACCCCTCGGAAAAGACCAGGAGACGCTCAAGGTCAAGGTAGCCGCCATTCCCGGCATTCGGTTGCAGGTCTACTTTATGGACAACACCCGCTATTTCAAACGTAAGGGCGTCTATGCCGATAAAGAGGGGACGGAGTTTCCGGACAACGCAGCGCGGGCGCTGTTTTTCGGTCGGGCCGTTCTGGAAACTGTGCGGAAACTGGGCTGGGCGCCGGACATTGTACACGCGTTTGGTAGTCTGGCAGGTCTGGTGCCGTTTCTGCTCACCACCGAATATGCGCAGGATCCGCTCTTTGCACGCGCACGGCGGGTCTACACTCCGGATGGCCTTGCGTTAAAAGCCCGTCTGCGCGCTGTGGTGTTGGAGAAGTTACGGCTCCCCAAAGACGAGCTCCTGGTGGACCGCTCGCTGGATGAAGCAGGCCGTGCCCGGGCCGAAGTGGTGGCTTATCCCGCTTCGCTGCAGCCGCTTGAGAGCGAAGCGATGCAGTTTGCGGTGGAACCTGATGCTATTGTGGAGCAGGCAGCTGCACTTTATGAACAGCTACTCAGTAGTGTGCCGGCCTGA
- a CDS encoding tetratricopeptide repeat protein yields MIRATETFAGQAPHNRGLWSGLLGLLLMVFSAQAQPVAAQHPEHHEVDEHTKAVNYSLYYEYFKNRDYAAALPYLRWMIQHAPEYAGPGRKDDRNFERIIKIHEELAKASDDPEIARVHLDSALAYFDLALEVLPERGVDLDTVTWYIRRGRLIQRFPELLADRQQEAAAYYRKAFELEPERVDDYSIQVVIAELVQEGRKEEAVAFMDQVEAALGDDPERTSLMEYITTVRDNLFQTPEERMAFLEDRLAKDSTNLELISELFDIYRQLGEREKMYQLAERLLALKQDAHTYHMVGKLYLDDGEPARALEYFRQAMKAPGLDEVARELYFNAGVAEQQLGRLANARTYFRRALQVDPQFGRAYLAIGDLYAQAVAECGSQLEREDRAVYWLAVDYYERAKRVDPSVANEANRKINTYRKYFPDQEALFFKGWKVGQPYKIDYGCYAWINEETTVKPPPSS; encoded by the coding sequence ATGATCCGGGCTACAGAGACTTTTGCAGGGCAAGCTCCCCACAACAGGGGCCTCTGGAGCGGCCTCCTTGGACTGCTCCTGATGGTCTTCAGCGCCCAGGCTCAGCCGGTTGCCGCCCAGCATCCTGAGCATCATGAAGTCGATGAGCATACCAAGGCAGTGAACTACAGCCTCTATTATGAATACTTCAAAAACAGAGACTACGCAGCGGCCCTGCCCTATCTACGTTGGATGATCCAGCATGCGCCCGAGTATGCGGGCCCCGGACGCAAAGACGATCGCAATTTTGAACGCATTATCAAAATTCACGAAGAGCTGGCCAAAGCGAGCGACGATCCGGAAATCGCCCGGGTTCATCTGGACTCTGCGCTGGCCTATTTTGACCTGGCGCTGGAAGTATTGCCGGAACGGGGGGTTGACCTGGACACGGTTACCTGGTACATCCGCCGAGGTCGGCTTATCCAGCGCTTTCCGGAATTGTTGGCCGATCGTCAGCAAGAAGCCGCTGCCTACTACCGCAAGGCATTTGAGCTGGAGCCAGAACGCGTAGACGACTACTCCATCCAGGTCGTCATCGCAGAGCTGGTCCAGGAAGGCCGAAAAGAAGAAGCCGTTGCGTTCATGGATCAAGTGGAAGCTGCACTGGGCGACGATCCAGAGCGGACCTCATTGATGGAATACATTACCACGGTCCGGGATAATCTCTTCCAGACGCCCGAAGAGCGCATGGCTTTCCTGGAGGATCGACTGGCCAAAGACTCCACAAATCTGGAGCTCATCTCGGAGCTATTCGACATCTATCGCCAGTTGGGCGAACGCGAAAAAATGTACCAGTTGGCTGAGCGACTCCTTGCCCTGAAGCAAGACGCGCACACCTATCACATGGTCGGGAAGCTTTACCTGGACGACGGCGAACCCGCCAGAGCACTGGAGTACTTCCGCCAGGCAATGAAGGCCCCAGGCTTAGACGAAGTTGCCCGCGAGCTCTACTTCAATGCCGGCGTAGCCGAACAGCAGCTCGGACGTCTGGCCAACGCCCGCACCTATTTCCGGCGTGCCCTGCAGGTTGATCCCCAGTTTGGCAGAGCCTACCTTGCTATTGGTGACCTGTATGCCCAGGCGGTCGCCGAGTGTGGCAGCCAGCTGGAACGTGAAGATCGCGCGGTCTACTGGCTGGCAGTTGACTACTATGAACGGGCCAAACGCGTAGATCCTTCGGTAGCCAACGAAGCCAATCGCAAAATCAACACGTACCGCAAGTATTTCCCGGATCAGGAAGCCCTCTTTTTCAAAGGATGGAAAGTCGGTCAGCCCTATAAGATCGATTATGGCTGCTACGCCTGGATCAACGAAGAAACCACCGTCAAACCACCTCCTTCTTCCTAA
- the eno gene encoding phosphopyruvate hydratase produces the protein MAYIDAITARQILDSRGNPTLEVDVVTNEGIIGRAAVPSGASTGEHEAIELRDGDKRRYLGKGVLQAVANVNEKIAPELIGSSIFEQTAIDEALIALDGTPNKSKLGANAMLGVSLAVAKAAAATANLPLYRYVGGTHARTLPVPLMNIINGGRHADNNLDLQEFMIAPIGGGRFSEALRIGVEIFHHLKQVLKTKGYSTAVGDEGGFAPNLRANEEAVEVILEAIEKAGYRAGEDVFLALDPATSEMYRDGYYVFWKSDPETKRTSEDMVAFWERWVNQYPIISIEDGMAEDDWEGWRLLTERLGQRVQLVGDDLFVTNTERLQHGIDRGCANAILIKPNQIGTLTETLAAIELAHKHGYTAILSHRSGETEDTTIADLAVAANTGQIKTGSASRSDRIAKYNQLLRIEEQLGDTARFLGRQAFHV, from the coding sequence ATGGCTTACATTGATGCGATCACGGCACGCCAGATCCTTGACAGTCGAGGCAATCCCACGTTGGAGGTTGACGTCGTTACCAACGAAGGCATCATAGGCCGGGCGGCTGTGCCCAGCGGCGCCTCTACGGGCGAACACGAGGCGATCGAATTGCGGGATGGTGACAAAAGGCGCTACCTGGGCAAAGGCGTACTCCAGGCGGTCGCCAACGTGAATGAAAAGATCGCACCTGAACTGATTGGTTCCAGCATCTTCGAGCAGACCGCCATTGACGAGGCGCTCATTGCTCTGGATGGCACGCCTAACAAAAGTAAGCTGGGCGCAAATGCCATGCTGGGCGTTTCACTGGCGGTGGCCAAAGCTGCTGCAGCCACAGCTAACCTACCTCTCTACCGCTATGTCGGGGGTACCCATGCTCGAACGCTTCCTGTGCCCCTCATGAACATCATCAACGGCGGGCGGCATGCCGACAACAACCTGGACTTGCAGGAGTTCATGATCGCCCCGATCGGTGGTGGCCGCTTTTCCGAAGCGCTCCGCATCGGTGTGGAGATTTTCCATCACCTGAAACAGGTGCTCAAGACCAAGGGCTACAGCACCGCTGTAGGCGATGAAGGAGGCTTTGCGCCCAACCTTCGGGCCAATGAAGAAGCTGTTGAGGTTATTCTGGAAGCCATTGAAAAAGCAGGGTATCGGGCCGGTGAAGACGTCTTTCTGGCACTCGATCCGGCTACCAGCGAAATGTACCGCGATGGCTACTATGTCTTCTGGAAAAGTGATCCCGAGACGAAACGTACTTCCGAGGACATGGTTGCCTTCTGGGAGCGCTGGGTAAACCAGTATCCCATCATTTCCATTGAGGATGGCATGGCCGAGGACGACTGGGAAGGCTGGCGGCTACTTACCGAGCGGCTGGGACAGCGCGTGCAGCTTGTAGGCGACGACCTGTTCGTGACCAACACCGAACGGCTACAGCATGGTATCGACAGGGGCTGTGCCAACGCTATCCTGATCAAGCCGAATCAGATCGGTACGCTGACCGAAACGCTGGCCGCCATCGAGCTGGCCCACAAACATGGCTATACAGCTATCCTGAGCCACCGCTCTGGCGAAACGGAAGATACGACCATTGCAGATCTGGCCGTGGCGGCCAACACCGGCCAGATTAAAACCGGATCGGCCAGCCGAAGTGACCGCATTGCCAAATACAACCAGCTGTTACGTATTGAAGAACAGCTGGGGGATACGGCCCGCTTCCTGGGTCGCCAGGCCTTCCATGTATGA
- a CDS encoding septum formation initiator family protein: MPVSRYTDLSRQSRRRRRLFALVMLLLLVWIAFFDSHSLYRRLRWSYEAARLRVQNEALRQAIDSLQQQLKHGISDEMVERIAREQYGMRRPGETVYRVEE; this comes from the coding sequence ATGCCCGTGTCTCGCTACACCGACTTGTCCCGACAGAGCAGACGGCGTCGCCGCCTGTTCGCGCTGGTGATGTTGTTGCTGCTGGTATGGATCGCCTTTTTCGACAGCCATAGCCTCTACCGGCGCCTCCGGTGGAGCTATGAGGCGGCTCGCCTGCGGGTCCAGAACGAAGCGCTCCGTCAGGCGATCGATTCGCTTCAGCAACAGCTGAAACACGGGATATCTGACGAGATGGTTGAGCGCATCGCCCGCGAGCAATACGGCATGCGCCGTCCGGGTGAAACGGTATACCGCGTCGAAGAATAA